The Drosophila sulfurigaster albostrigata strain 15112-1811.04 chromosome 3, ASM2355843v2, whole genome shotgun sequence genomic sequence tgatttagtTTATATCTGCAAAGAGTCTCacacgggacaaattccgtcagagaattacccatatgtactatatatgtatttttacttTCTAAGCTCTAGCGCTCACCAAGTTAATTCCCTTTAAGTAGTAGACTTTAGCGAGTTAGTTTTAGCACATAAtccataaattattttgcaagtatatttttgtatgattCGTGTTTTATGTGTCGGTGTAAACCCCCTTTATtctcaatatattatatgtgaGTATTAGAATGACTAATATTAGGTTTTTGataatcaaatttcatttcaattaattttatataacaacactattaaagcaaaaagaacGGGTTCTATGGTAGATGgcattacaaattataatacttGATAATTCTTATACCTATAGGTAAAAGAATAGAGACAAATTTGCGGCTTATTGCTTGGGGAAagagtatttataaaataaagaatataaagaTTGCAGAAagttacaaatacaaaaaaagattaactttatttatccACTGTGAGTTACAAATTAGAAGCAGATTTTATTTGAgtatttcgtttcgtttacAATGCAAACACTTTGACATAATCGATGTCAAAATGACCATCGTTCTGCCACTGATCCTTCTCGCTTATCGATTTCCAGAAATCAACCATGGCCCGCGGTTCCTGATCCACTTGGCTGGGTTCAGTTTGCCCCTGAAGTTATCCTCGAAGATCAGTTGGTTGGCACAACGCGCAGGAATTCCATTCACTTATGTCTTGGCCGGCACACAGTTCCCAATATGAATATCTATTTCCGGGACATACGATGATGGCGTCGTTGGCCCCACTGGGTTAGGGGGACGGGGACCGGGATGTGGCAGCGGACTGGGAGTGCTGCCGCTGTATGCACTGACTGCATAGGCACCGTCCCAGCGATAACCTAGGCCATTGTAGATAACTTATGTCCAGTAGTAAAGTATGTCTCCTGGTTGCAGAGAATATTCACCATTTATAGATACTTTCAGTGTGACCCTAAGCAAGcgatatattaaaaaactcCTCAATTCAAAATCCTGCATAGTTTTTTATTCCTTTAAAAAATTGGatcaaaattttataatatcactttacatttttattttattacaatcaGTTATGAAACTAAACAATCCAGCGCAATGCGtgctacttttattttaaactatatTCAACCAAACCTAAAAGTTAATTCTAATTACTTCATATTGTTAATTTCCTTAGggtttgaattaaaaaatacgaaatacgaggtgtattaaaaatcattaaaaaaaacatgtcACAAGGGGAGTTTGGTGTGGCGTTTGATCCATTTGAGATAACTAGTCACTCGGGTGAATATAGCGGGGTATTCGAGCTCGGGTTTTGGGCTATCAACGGATGATATGCCGATCTGTACCGAGCTACGTAATTCCACTAATGGGATGCCAGTGTCGCCTTCCCAAGTTTCGGCTGAGACGATTGAGGCACAGATGAGGGAAggccaaatatattttccaaGTTTTCCAAACATCTTCTTACAATCTTTTATACTTATGATCCCTACTTTGGCGTACTGGAGTATTTCGGGTTCATGGGTGGACTCAAACGAGGTCCTTCCCCACCCGGAAATGCTAGCATTAAAACCAGCATAGGAGGGATAGGATATTTTGATCTTCGGTAGCTTTACAGCCTTAATATATCTGCTGTATTTAACATATGGAATGCGGATTAGTGAGATATCGGCACTAAGCGTATCACTGTTAAAGTTTTCGTGAATGATGATGTCCTTCTTACTAACAATGTACGTTTTCCGCGGGGCAGATCTTCGAATACCACCCAAGTGAACTGTGATATTATCGAAGctaaagaaatatacaaaattatgctCACTATAAAATTAAGTTATCTTTTTGAAGACTTTAAACATACTGTTCTGTGCAGGAAGCGGCGGTCAGAACCCAACGATGACTAATCAAGGAGCCGCCACACTGAGGGCCGCCTGGTAAAAGTAGTTGAACTTGGTAGGGGAACTGTCCGGGCTCAGCACTATGTCCATGGATGATGCCAACATTGGTATCAACCACTGAGGAATTGAAGCCGTGAAGCACCGAAGCCGAGGTATAGGCCAGAGTCAAAGCGAATACGACGAGCAGCTTCATATTGAAACCTTCTGAAAACTAATGAgggtaaataatttaacaccCGCATTATATAGGCTGCCAGGTTACCTCCTAAAAccctaaatttattattgttaaattcaaaaaaaatctGTGGTTATACTTTGCCCACATAAATAATGGAAATATGTGCGGGGTAGAGAAATagagtttatttatattatatatttggtatatacatacatatacagtGTATATATACAAAGTTAATTCCTTTTAGGTACATACATAGTTGACTGTAGCGAGTTACGTTTAGCATATAATcgataaagtatatttttgtatgattCGTGTTTTATGTACCGGTGTAAACCCCTAACGctttattcttaatatatgtGAGTATTAGAATGACTAATATTAGGTttttgataattaaatttaatttcaattaattttatataacaacactattaaagcaaaaagaacGGGTTCTATGGTAGATGGCAttgcaaattataatacttaaaaattcTTATAACTACATACAAGTGGACgggaatacaaaaaagaatagaGACGAATTTGCGGCTTACTGCTTGGGGGAAgagtttttataaaataaagaatataaagaTTGCAGAAAgtggcaaatacaaaaaaaattaactttatttatccATTGTGAGTTACAAATTagaaacacattttttttgagtatttcgtttcgtttacAATGCAAACACTTTGACATAATCGATGTCAAAATGACCATCGTCCTGCCACTGATCCTTCTCGCTTATCGATTTCCAGAAATCAACCATGGCCCGTGGTTCCTGTTCATGCCACGGCTTCGTCTCGTAGAAGAACTCGTTGAATCCTGCCACGCTCAAGCCAAAAGTCAAATAGAACTCCTGATCGAAGGGTGCGATGCCCGTGCCCTTCTCCAGTTCATCGGCATTTGGCAATCTTTTACCTGTCACCGACGTCTCACTAAACGCTCCTGTATCGCTGCCCTGCTTGCAAATCTCCTCGTCATCCACCAGCCAACGAATCTGACGCGGTGTCCACTCCATCGTGTAGTTGTGGAAACTGTTGCTCCAATCCTGGCTACTGCTATCGTTGCTGCCCAGCTTGTGGCACAAACGATTCGAGCGGAGCGGCTCGTAGGCATTCAGCACAGCGCCCGCATACAAATCCGGATGAACGCTATTTCCCTGTCGGGTATAAGCGATGCGCAGCTGTCCCGACTTATAGTCGTCCACGCCATACACATGCGCTTTCGGCTGTAGCCACATCTGGGGCACCACGTACTTGGCACTCGGCATCTTGGCGCGCACCTCAACACGACCATACCTGAAGGCGAAACTGTGCTTGCTGGAGAACTGAGCAGTGACCACTGGCGGCAGCAGGCCGGGTATTTTTCTGTCTCTTGCATCGCGTAAGCACTCCTCCGTGTCTCGCTTGCCGGTGCATTCACTGCCCAGATCTATTTTTGAGCTCAATTTTTGCTGAAACAATTGCTGGGTGCGTCTGGTGCGTAGTTGGACTTGATCATCTTTGACGCTGATGGTGCGCGAGTCGTTCAGATAGATGTTGAACTCGTAGTCTGGTTCACCGCTGAAACGATGCTCCAATTGCCACTTGGCTGAGTTCAGTTTGCCCCTGAAGTCATCCTCGAAGATCAGTTGGTTGGCACAACGCGCAGGAATTCCATTGACTTGTGTCTTGGCCGGCACACAGTTCCCAATACGAATATCTATATCTGGGACATACGATGATGGCGTCGTTGGCCCCACTGGGTTGGGGGGACGGGGACCGGGCTGTGGCAGCGGACTGGGAGTGCTGCCGCTGTATGCATTGACTGCATAGGCACCGTCGTCCCAGCGATAACCTAGGCCATTGTAGATAACGTATGTCCAGTAGTAAAGTATGTCGCCTGGTTTCAATTGTGTGTTACGATCTCGGAAAGTCCAACGTCCGTTTTTCATCTTGACAATATCACGCGCCCAGGTGCCTGCCTCGAGGCCTTCCATCTCCTCGTTGAGCTTGCCATGGAAGGCGAATAGTGTGATGCCCTCCTCGTGTGGTATGGATACCTCGAATCCCTTGGGGTAGAACACCTCAATCTTGGCCTCGGGCACTTCATAGGCGCTGCCTTGCGAGATTAGCAGAAAGACAGCGCACACAAAGACTGAAGCGTGCATCTCGATGCTGATGAGAATCTTAAATGCGCATAAAGAGTAAATTCGAAGTTGATTTTCACACAATAGATCCGCtcgctttgctttgatttgcTTATCAAGAAACCGGTCTTTAGTGCTCAATTCGCTATTTATATACATAGCATTCGCGCCGAACGGCAGCTTTGGGAATTACCCGGAGCGAATTGATTCATAGATAAGCcgtgtacatatattaaatcaGACTATTAGCACAATTTGTACATAAATCAACAATGAGTTTATTTAGTTGAAAATGGATTTTGAAAGTCGTAAGAGCGCGCCTAACAATATATCGTTGCAGATAAACTACATTTATCGAAGTTGACGACAAAACAGCTGTGCAAAGCTTACTAGTATTAggaatattttggtatattttttcgaTTATTCACTAGTACGGTCACCCTGGAAACAGCTGTGAAAAGCTTACTACCACTACAGCATTGacatttttgtatgtatgtacgttattatttatgttagtTGGGTTGCAGGTCGAGTGCTTGCTAGAACAACTGCCGTAGTTGTGTagcaaaatttgtataaaatttgacacaaaaaataaacaaaaaaaatgtacataagCTAGTGAAAATCATTCGATACATTACACAACTTTTTTCTATCGggaaaccaaaccaaaaggGTTCGCATtcgcatacatatattttatacatattacaCGGAAGCCAAAAGGCACAAGAAAGCTGCGGGCAGCAGTAATAACATTCGCGCGTGTGAGTGTACGTTCGTGTGTTGTGTATAAGACGCAGCTGATATTGGgcaaaccaacaacaagaataagaaCGACGAAGGAAGAGCGACGTTGAGGCTTTGTTATTGTAAGTAGTTCTGCTTTATGTAATTCGATTGTTTTTTGcattctctttttgttttgttgttaccCATGTTACACCCGCTGACGGCGTTGCCAGATCGCAGCagatatttacataaatatgagAGCATCtgttatgtatttatgtaacgGCCCATGTTTGCCTTTGCAATAGCGTTAATGCGTACTTAGGcatttgtttaacattgtGCAAATTTATCGATGTATCGTGgccaattgcatttaatgatGATTGGCAACACTTTCGGCAGAGCAGCTGTCGTCtttgctctgttgttgttttttctgttcCGTTCTGTTCTGACAGAAAAGCACGAAACACCGTacgaaagcaaaacaactgAAAATGATTGATTTTTCGTCGTGCGTCGGAAAAGTAAGCGACGActgagacgacgacgacgacaaaacAAGCTTGTGTGAAAAGTCAGCAGCGCCTGTAATTTTCAGTCTCACAATCGTCGCGCTACTGAGCGGACGGAGCTGCTCTCGTAATTcgaaaaaagataaaaatatttattgggAAAAATTAAGCAGAAAATTATAGTGTAAACATTTAATATGTCTTTTCTATAAATCCAAGTTTCGAGTGTAATCTAAATCTAATGtgtaacaaaaagaaaacgtgCAGAATTCGTGTGTCTAAAAAATTTGTTGGCTTAAAAgtgtgaaatttaaaaaataaataagaatctTTGAAGTTCatctattttgtatttggttAAAATATggataaaaatgcaaaagctgCTTAAAACTCTCGCAACGCCATTTACATAAAccaagaaaaaagaaaagatatcGCTGCCTCTTCCTCTTGAGTGAAggaattttttgttgctgctgctgctgtgttgcagaaactgaagaagaaaaaagcaaaaaaaaataacagtgCCAATATACGTCACAGAATTGTGGCGAGAGTAGTGAGAGTGCGAGTGAGACGTCCGACCTGCACCCCCGGAAATGTAACGCACGCATACGAacgcaaaacgaaacgaacgaaacgaaaaacttGCACCTGAAAGTTTAGtgtcgtcgttgctgtcgttgcgGCCGTCGTGACTTCGTGAACTGTCTTCGTGCTTGCGCTCGTGCCTTCGTTGCATCGAACTGCCGACAGAGGGCAAAGCCAAATTCTAAGTACAAAAGGTTAGTGTTattaacacacacaatttcagttgccgttttattttttcttctgctgctgcggctttTCTATCTCATCGTTTGCACCTGTCAAAAtgttagttttatttaaatacggAATGTgcgtaaatgtgtgtgtgtggtgcgCAGGCAGCGGGCAGCATTTGGCCTAATTTTGAGTAGATGACAGGCAGCAACCCCAATATGCAGGGTTGcctttttctgctgctgcgtaACCAATTGAAATTGGGGCACTAGCGAAACGACAACGAAACAGTTGAGCAAAGCAAAGACCGTAATAACCCCTAAAAATCTCAGAGAAAAGCACTACGCTGCCGTTGCTCtgtcgctgcctctgctgctgatTTGGCCCAGTTACTAAATctaattgcagcagcagcgcagacGTGTGATAATAGAAAttctcgagcagcagcagcaacaacaaattttaatttgttcaaagtaCTTTTATGAAGATACATttgtttgcacacacacacactcgtacaaATGCACACAAACGCAcgcatacaaatgcaaatacaggCGAAACGTGCTTTGTCAGCGCATTGCTCGCTCTCCCAGAAATATCGCGCAACTTTTGTGCTCTTGCTCCTCTCTATTTGTCTCTCGTTCTTGCTTGCATGGATGCTGAGCCTGAGCCAAGCTGTCTATGCTTTTGGCGGTACATTACActtgtgtttattttgcaattgtgtgCGTGCCTGACTGACTGCATGTGTATTAGTGTGCGTGGATAGTTGGATGGGGGCGTTACTGTCATTGTTATTACTCGTCGACCTCTGCCTCTACCGACTgcgacgtcgccgtcgttACTGTAATTCgagtaacttttttttattttttttgggggtcGCTCTCTAGTTTTGTTTGTAGGACAAATTTATGTATTGATTATGCTTTTATGCATGTTCACGCAATACACTTCAGAACTATATGAAGAGTAtgataattaacaaaattgattACCGCTTTGAGGCCGGGTAGCTACAAGTCGGGCATTGCATTGTTGCTGGGGCGTTTTAGTGTAGAGGGGCGGTGTGGGAAAGAATCATCTGCGGTCAGCTCTTCATGCCTCGTCGCACATTTTCATTGGcataacaattttgtttgtcgtttgtctatttgcatttaactAATTAAACGGCCCAGTGCCGCTctcttctctccctctccctctccggACTCTTTAAAATGGTCGCTTTCCGGTGACAGTTccaatttcagtttcaattccaattccagtTTCAAAATGAAGTGCGAGCAATATTCGAGAGCATATGTTCTGATTGGATTTAAATGGGGTTTACAGTGGTCTAAAGAGTGGGAAGAATGCTACGccatattttcaaaacaattttcatttatctaTCTTTTGTTTATTACTCACAGTCGTCgctacttttgtttttatctgtATCGAAAATAGATTGAttgccattgttattgttgttggccccAACACGCAAGGCACACTTTAATGGAGACATTTATCGAACCATTCGCTTGTTTGTGGCGATAAAACGTGTACTCTGATAGTAAATTTGTACggacataaaaacaaaaatcggCAACGTTATTTCGCCTCTCCGTCCGTCCGTCAATTTGTCCGTcacattcaaatgcaattagcGAGTTGTGGAGGGTCATCAGTTAGTTGGGGGCTGGACACGGAGTCGAGTTGATAACTGCACAAAGTCTATTTGATAGTTGTGCGCTTCATTGGTAGCAAAGTATTAcaatacttattattttaatacagtatatactCGGTATATACGGTGaactaattgatttttaaattctattcattttataataagGTTATATTATAAACGTAAGATCTTTGTGATCatacaattaaaaagaaacacaaaataaatttttgaagaataatttggaagaaaaatatgaaaaaaataaaaataataatagttaaacCGACCTAGATTATCAGCAATTGCTTTTTAGCTGGAATTgctatttttcaattatattccccaaagaataattttaataatgctttacatttaattattatttgtatttattaatttttccgTTCTCTTGTTGCAAAATTTTACATAATCGAATGTGAGTTCTCTTGAGCTTTCACTGTAATTCAGGTAATTCCCCGGTCCGCTTGCAGTGGCAGTAAAAGCTTTTATAAAtaggcaaaaataattattgtttatttcggtttctgtttttgttgctactTATTCCCGCTGCTGTTCGCCGTGTTGtggctttatttttgtatttatttttaaacgcAATTACGTGCGGAGCAGCGTTTGACAACGACGTTGACATTACAGAAACAGAAACGTGTGAATAGAAATATGATAAACTAATCGGATGACGTGTCGCCTTTTCAACAATACACCACATATCTAACATATATCTCTATATAGTTCTACAATATATCTTTCTTTTCTGCTTTTCCATTTTACTTTCATGTGccgtcgtcgctgtcgcttcACGTTGCGTCTGATTGATGTTTTGGATACATGTATAATTATCGCTCTCTATATGTTgttgtgtgtatctgtgtgtgtggcccaCATTTAATATAGGCTAAggcaacgtcgtcgtcgtcgctcaAGTGCAGCCGTATAAATCCCCCATAGATACAACACGACTCGAGGTGCGGGCACCATGGACTCGCTAAAATTACCAAAAGGTTAGCATTGTTATGATGAATGAATGTGCGGAGAAACTAAATACCGagcataacaaaaatactttcgtttcgttttcatttgcaggcagtggcaacagcagcgcaagTGGCAGCAATAGCAATCTATCGATATCGGCATCCACATCCGTTGTCGGCAGCCTGGCCACATCGCCCACATCGTCGGTGCCGCCATCTGGCGGcctgacagcagcagcacttaaAGCACCGCCTGGCCTAAACAGTAGCACGCCCATCTCGGTGCGTTTCAATGCCAACGAGGAGTCGCTGGATGACATACTGCAGCAATTCCATCACAactcgcagcagcagcaacaacatcagcagcagcaacaacaacaacaacaacagcagcaccacaGTCACAGCCATAGTCACAGTCCAAGTGGCGGTGGCGATGCATCGCCCACATCCAATTTGCTGGGCATGAAGAACAACGGCAGCGTTAGCAACGCTTTGGGCATGATGGTCAATGCCTGCGATTCGCACTCGCTCTCTAGCAGCCCttcgcaacaacagcagcagcagcatctacaccaacaacagcagcaggcagcatcACTCTTTGGCGTAAGTAATCGATACACTTTGTGGCCTATCGATAGTTTAGAGCTTAGCTATGCG encodes the following:
- the LOC133843510 gene encoding serine protease 1-like, producing the protein MKLLVVFALTLAYTSASVLHGFNSSVVDTNVGIIHGHSAEPGQFPYQVQLLLPGGPQCGGSLISHRWVLTAASCTEHFDNITVHLGGIRRSAPRKTYIVSKKDIIIHENFNSDTLSADISLIRIPYVKYSRYIKAVKLPKIKISYPSYAGFNASISGWGRTSFESTHEPEILQYAKVGIISIKDCKKMFGKLGKYIWPSLICASIVSAETWEGDTGIPLVELRSSVQIGISSVDSPKPELEYPAIFTRVTSYLKWIKRHTKLPL
- the LOC133842843 gene encoding gram-negative bacteria-binding protein 3; the encoded protein is MHASVFVCAVFLLISQGSAYEVPEAKIEVFYPKGFEVSIPHEEGITLFAFHGKLNEEMEGLEAGTWARDIVKMKNGRWTFRDRNTQLKPGDILYYWTYVIYNGLGYRWDDGAYAVNAYSGSTPSPLPQPGPRPPNPVGPTTPSSYVPDIDIRIGNCVPAKTQVNGIPARCANQLIFEDDFRGKLNSAKWQLEHRFSGEPDYEFNIYLNDSRTISVKDDQVQLRTRRTQQLFQQKLSSKIDLGSECTGKRDTEECLRDARDRKIPGLLPPVVTAQFSSKHSFAFRYGRVEVRAKMPSAKYVVPQMWLQPKAHVYGVDDYKSGQLRIAYTRQGNSVHPDLYAGAVLNAYEPLRSNRLCHKLGSNDSSSQDWSNSFHNYTMEWTPRQIRWLVDDEEICKQGSDTGAFSETSVTGKRLPNADELEKGTGIAPFDQEFYLTFGLSVAGFNEFFYETKPWHEQEPRAMVDFWKSISEKDQWQDDGHFDIDYVKVFAL